The genomic region AATACTTTCCGAAATTCAAAAGTCACCCAAGACTtaaataatgtaatttattagCTCAGAATAAAAGCTGATGTAGATATAAAGGCTGTGGATATTCTGCTTGTTTGTAGGGGAAGAAATCGACATGAAAGCGGTCGTTTTGACCATTGTGTGGTTTTCATGTAGCCTGGTTCCTCTTATAAAAATTATATCATAAATAGCTAAATAACCCGACTTCCATTTGGTGCTGACGGGCAATAGATTGAACAAAATATGTAGCCTCTGCATGATCATTAAAAACCGACCGaattaaatgattttttgttttttaatcgcTCTCCATTCTGCATCCAATAAATCTTTGTGCGCTATAGTTGTGCTGCCTCACCGACAGTGCGTAAATCTCAATGCGCAAAAGTCAAATTACGCACGGTATTGCTTTATATTGTTGCTCGTGTAATATTTTCTCTTAATATTCAGCACCTGAAAAGCTGGAATTGataaagaaaatgtgttgtcGCATTTTTTATTGAACAAATTATTTGAAATAATCAGTCACGCACCTGTAAACTAATGATAACCAAAGTGTGTCTAAGGGTGAAAGTTTTTACCTGGAGTGGGGCAGATATTGAAACATTAATGTACCCATTTggtaaactggtaaaaaaaaaatgtatgcagggattttaatttttgaggattttaatttattattctttttaattattaatgattttACATATAATATTTGCAGGtgttttgtgtgaatgtgttgtgCGTGAGGATGGCATCTTTTATTGAACCACCCATTATCCTCtctcacttatttatttattttttaatttatttctttaaatgtttttacatgcaagtgaaattattatttttctcctttttgtttggatttttaGGACCCCCTCAGGGACCTCAGGGGGTCCGTGGATCCGCTCCGGGAGCCTCTGACTCTGCTTGTCCCACTGTGCCAGACATTCCTGTACAGCAGCCAGAGCAGCGGGGCTCCTCCCCTTCACTCAGAAACCCGGAGCACGTAGCAACAACTGAGCCAATGTGCTCCACCGCGATCCGTCCTACCGACTGCGGTGCCTGGCAACAGAAAAAGACGTGATGACGTCCTCCCCAGATTGCGTATTATGGGATGTGCGGAATTAAACAACCCGAAGAGGACACGGGGAagccaaaaataataaaagagacagaaataaacGAGGTGCATGGTGAATCATGGAGCTCTCGGCTGTTGGTGAGAGCGTCTTCGCAGCCGAGTCCATCATTAAACGGCGAATCAGACGGGTATTCGCTGCTTTTTCTGTGGCCCACAGGCTGTGTCTCCACACCTATTACGCAACCATTTGTTTGTGCTGCGCCTACAGGCAACCCAATGATAACCTGAATGTATTACGGATCTGTTTTGCAGGGTCGCTGGGAATATCTCGTGAAATGGAAGGGCTGGTCTCAGAAGTGAGTATTGTAGCCGAGGCTGTGAAGGACAGCGCTCCATCCTGGCCGCTCGCACAACTGCACCACCTCACATTATCGTTTATTCAGcttgtggatgtttttttaatcatatcatctgttgtgtttgtgccgTAGTGCAGTCTGTACGTGTGGTGGCTCCTGTCATGGTGTTGTAAATGCCCGAGCTTCAGCCCGCCAGGATCTATTAAACTAGCTTTAGCAAATGGCTGGGTTCACCATGCGTCACTGTCCGCTACGTAGTCTGTAATTGCAGCTCACGCAGCGAGATcgctttgattaaaaaaaagtattcaacCGCGTGTGTGCGCGTTGACATGTGATCCGCCCAACGTGTGGTAACAAACACCTCTCCTCTTCGTTGTTTGGACGCAGGTACAGCACCTGGGAGCCGGAGGAAAACATTCTGGACGCACGGCTCTTCGCTGCCTTCGAGGAGAGGTGAGGGTTTGACAGCGCAGCAGTAGGCCTCTCTGCTCCGCCGCGCATTCTGTGCCACAAACATGTCCATTTAAATAACACACTAAGCCCACATTTGAACCCTTTAATCGTATATTTTCAGAAAGAAAGTTATAATAAGTGTCAGTGGAGCGAGCTCATCCAGCTTCCACTTTAGATAGTTGCAATGTGTGAAGCCATTTTCTCATCCCAAACAGCTTATCTGCTTTATTCTGACGCGTTTTTCATTCTAATTTAACTTACTTCCAATCAAAAAAGTGCATTGAAACAAGTAAAACTCACTCCATCTGCAGAGTTTGTCATTTGCTTGGCAAATTAGATTTTCCGATTTAATTAGAgcccaaataaaaatatattcgTTAATGTGTTGTGATGAATCGTTTAATGATTTTCATTCGTCAGGGAGCGCGAAAGGGAGCTGTTCGGTCCGAAGAAGAGGGGACCCAAACCCGAGACATTTCTCTTAAAGGTTGGTGAATCATTTGATGCGCATTTCTCCGTGTTTCATTTGATCTCGCCGCCTTTCCGAGGCGATACAGCTGATGAGTAATTTCCTCGATATGAAAACTACAGCCGTGTTAATTTTGAAACTGTTGGAGCGTGACTCACAAACTAGTGGAATGACAGCTGCAGCCCAACAGAAAATCTGTCATTCACCCAAATGGTTTTCATGAAGTTAAGTTGGGTACAATGTCTACACATTTTACGCATCCTTAATATATTATATGAAGTGTTATAGTTTTATGTATTGGCATGCATTCTTTAAAAGAAGCCAAGCAGCTTCTGGACGAGGCCTCGAACGCCCAGTGTAACCAAACAGATCTGCAGCTGCTTCTCTTAAACCTTTAAATTTCCTCAGGAGACTTCAGATATTCATTTCTTCTCGTAAACGTTATTTGCTCTGTCCTCAGGCCAAAGCCAAAGCCAAAGAAAAGACGTATGAATTTAGAAGAGAGGCTCCCAGAGGGATCCAGGTTTCCTATCCCATCCCGGAGCCTATCATAACACCGAGGGCCCGGGAGGGTTTACGCACCGTGGTTCCCACCATCTTCCCCCCGAGCGCGGTCAACAGAGGGGAGAGCGTCCACGTCCGACCACCGGAGCCAGAGAGGAGGCCCAGACCGACTCCATCAGCTGCTCTTACAGTCCATGAAGCCGCCCGGTTCCCCAAAAAGAGAGGGCGCAAACCGAAGCTGCATTTGCATTATGATAAAGATGACGAAGAGCCGGACACCAAACGGAGCAGATCACTGGCGGAGCCGGTGTCACATGGTTTGTCCAGCATGTCCCGACGCTTGCTTCATCATGGGGAGACGTCAGATCACAGCCTCATCCAGCTGACCAGGAGGTTTCAGGAGGAGACCACGATTACACCCAAACACAGCAGCGAGCAGAGACACGCGGGGTTGTCTTACAGCTGCGCGTTCAACCCAGATGTGCGTAAAAGCGATCACGGGGGACACAGGACTAAATGTTTGAGCAGGATGGCTATTCCTCGGCCTAGCAGCTCTGCCGAGCATCAGAGGCATCGCATGAAGGAGTGCTGTCCGGCCCGGGAGCAACCTGCTGACATCTCCACACAGTCCATCCATGAGCAGTCCACGCGACCAACCTCGACCTGGACCCCCAGTTTCACCAATCTGGACACTGTGACCGTTACAGATGTCACCATGAACTTCTTGACAGTCACCATCAGAGAGAGCAGCACGGAGAAAGGCTTTTTCAGAGAGAAAAGATGAGTATGTGGGTCAGAGGaggcaaatatatatatatatgcgtAAATAATTCTTTAACAAGCTACAAACTAACACGCCTACTGTAATACTATATTTTTTCTATGTAACTTTCAAACGTGTACATACAGATATTTAATACGCtgctgagaaaataaaaaatgaaattgacattgtgagttttttttttttttttttttgcactcagctaacatcttgttgtgttattttaactgcaaactgttaaagcatgTCATCATAAACAAGCTTGTCATGACCTTTGTGGAATAATCCCACAATATCCACTTCACTAAAACGCACCCAGATATCCATTGTGACATCTTCCTCCTAATTAAACAACATTATAAAGTTACAAACTCATATTTATGTGCATTTAACCACCCAAACTAAGTCTGGGTTTTGAAGATTATTTCCATTCATGtgtgtcactttttaaaaagaggcCACTTCTGTCTAATAAGCTTTATGTATAGTATTTTTGACTCTTCAACTAATTATTAAGGATGTTTGCTGGCAGTATTATCACGTCAAATAATCGAAATAATCAGCCCCATTTTAAATTAGCAATATCGCTTTGCAGGAAAATTAAACTCAAGCATATTTAGACGACCCAAATAAATTAGCCACGTGTTTCACAAAGTGTTGACACCTTTATATTTCTAATATAAAACCGCTCACATGGCAGAAAATAGTGATCTTGTAAAAGATTTGCAGTGTTTCTTTGCTGGGGTCAGGCTCTGAAATTGATCATTcctgctgtttttgtgtgtatgaatTATTGCAACAATAATTTTGGGAACAGGGCTGAATACATGCAAGAGATAAAATGTGCTCatgttggatttattttgaaaaggcttTTCTTCTGGTGGAATTTTGTACCAGGAGCTTAATTGTGACATTAAAACTCCAGCAACTTTGGTCCTGTGACCCCGACGGTTCACTTCAAGCAATGAGGGCCTGATCTCAAGTTGGAGAAATACTGCAGttaattattttaacatttatttgattgtctttctttttttgtaagcAGCAGTGAAAAGGTTATGAAGCATATCTCATGAGAATGAAAACATGCATTAAAGCTGTGGTGCTTCGATGAACCTGATTACTGATTAAAACTTGCGCGTATATTCTTCTTGTTCCATCATCAGCACCGGCACTGATGTTCATTGGTAAGATTACAGACCTCAGAGGACGAGGTAGGCCTTAAAGCCTACAGCGAGTCTATAAAAGTGAGCTGacagttttaatttaaacaatataaatctttTAAACAGGATAACTTAAGAACATAAGTGCGCAGACTGCAGAAAGTGTTTCCCAAACGGTGACCCCGTGTCAGGCTCAGTAAACGGAGGTTAATGGTTTTATTTCCCCCTTTTTTAATGCTGTGTCATTCTAAAATATCATGCAGAGGCCGTGATTTTCCCCATCAATGTCCATGTTTTCTACCAGGACACAATTTGCATCACCTTGCTCCATCAGGCCTGTACAGTACACGCAGGACCCAGGCTGCACTGCGCCAATAAGAGGCCATTTCTCTCCGACACAAAGCCTCCATTCATTTGACTTTGCTTTGTCTCTGTGGGACACATGACCCGATGTGACCATTCGGTACTCCTGTGTGGACACTGCTTCTGGTTTCTGCCTCACCAGTGGTTATTTGCAATGTCTAAATATGCGTGTGGGCGAATATCTGGATTTGGTGTTGTGGTTTAATGAAAAGTGGAGGAGAAGCGCAGTTTTGTTGAAATACATTTTGACGCAAATATCCTAAAAATGCACTGCAGCATTGCCAACTTCGTCATGTTTAAAATGTATCTTAATACTTAATCATATTCTGCATTCATCCTTAAATGTTTTAGGCCACTAGGCGTGTAGATTTTTCAAAGTTGTGGTGACAGATTCTTCCAAACTTCTTAAAGTATCTGAGCATGCGAAGGCTTTTCCTGCAGCTGTGACAACATCTGGCCAAATTCTCCATGTGAGTGTAATTTACTCAACGACGTACCCATCAAGAAGCTCAACCCTTTGATCTGATGCTGCTGTCCGAGGGCCTATATGCGAGCTATACCTCGAGAACCATAAGCTCTGAGAGCGGCCTGCATGGTTCCGCTCCACAGACCTCACCTTCCACAAGATGTCGCCACCAGCAAGACCTTGAAACGGTGCCAAGTTATGTTCGCACAAAGAACCTGCAGGACAGGTTAAAAATGAAGCGAAACCACTCACCCCGAGTGGATTAATCATTGGTGAAAGCTggtaatgtttgttttcatcaacAATATTAGCGGCTGTTGAGTTACAGCCTCCTCCTGCTGGAAGCCTGCAGCAGGACTTTGTCCTCCAGATGTGTGAGCGCATTGTGCGGTGCATCATCCCGCCACTAGATGCAGCTCGAGCACAGAAACACAGGCATTTCTATATCCCCccctctttatttatttatttcttttttcagcTGGCCTACTTTTGACATGCATACAGATTGGATTAACTGCTCTTATAGCGCAGCAGAGGAACAAAGTTTGACTCGTGATTTGGTGAATTCAGGCGGATGGGTGGACTCACAGTTTTATCATTTTTACTCAACTGCTGTAtttcagttttgctgttttcCTGTATAATGTAAGCTATTCTTCTTATTATAGCTAATAAGAAGTATAACTTACTGAGCACTTGTGTAAAAGTGAAATAATTAACAGCGGGAAACTTCTCTGAAGTGGATGAATTATTGTGCAGAAAGACGCACTGCTGTTAACAGATGGCTGAGGGCTTTCAAACTGATTGCCTCTTTAGAGAGCAAAGACAAAGACCTGGAGAGTCCAGCAGTCCCCCAACAACTGGATCAGTCctaatgagacagagagagagggagggacagagagagcatCTAGTGAAGCTGAGGAGTCAGAGTCGCGGTGCAGCAGAGCTCATGTTCTCTCGATAGCGCACAAACTTTCCAGCCATGCACTTCCGTCCACTTCTGTCTGGATTTTTATCTTTATGTGAGTGAGATGTTGCCAAATGTGATCATTTTGATGTGCATCCTGGGTCTTCAGTTGCGGCACTGTGCGGCTGATCTATGCAACTGGACTGGAAGGTGAGGAACTTCTCTAATTTCTGCAAGATTATTGTGTTTCAAAGAAAGAAATGTTAGGAAAACACTTGCCAATTTAAAGAGCAGTGCTTCCAATGCTTAATAGATCCGTTAAAAGACATTGATAAGAACAACTTTTGGGTTAGTGGTGATTCGTTTGACCACTTATTTCCAGAGATGAGCTGCAGGCGatctgtacacacaaacacacaaaatgttaaAACCTACTTACTTTTAAAATGGCTTGTTAACCGCAGATTTAATGCTTATTATATGTCAAGAAACGAATGAGCATTTATCAATGATTTTATAACTGCATTATTGCCAAATAGAAAGGATAAACTATAGCCTAGAAACCTAAAATTACTGTCTTATAACTGATTAATAAAGCTATTAGTAACAATGTGATTCATGCCATATAGCAGTAATTTTAATTGCACATTATTCACTTTTTAATTCCCCGTTTTCCCGCCGTGGATCCAGCGGTTTTGCAGCTGCTGTGGACTCCCGCGTTGTCCTCCAGGTGCGGCTGCGCTGCACAGAAGGCTCGGTGAGGTGGATATACCCAGGCCAGGCTCTCCGGGTGGTCCTGGAGCCCAACCTGTCCTCCGCCCGGCGCACCACCGTCTGCATCAaaccctctccctccttccgCGGAGCCAGCGTGTTCATTGAACGGGCCGGggagctggagctgctggtgACGGAGGGCGCGAGGCCCGAGCAGCAGGTGTTCTGTTTCCGGGCAGACGGTCCGCACAGGCCCGCTATCTACCTCCAGGCCAGCCCGCAGAGTGATGGAGCCTGGAGCAGACGCACGATGGGCTTCAGATACGAGCTGCTGGGGAACCGGAGTGCTGCACCCATGGGCCACAGCGGGCTTCAGAGTGAGTAGCTACTCTGTCACTCTTGATTCATGAAGATCAGTCCAAAATAGattcatttatacattttgacCCTTTTATATGTAACAAACTGTACTATTAATGGTTTATAAATCATTAACTAAAGCTTTATAGAGCAGTTATGAGCCATTAATAAGACCATCctttgggttgccaggttggtACTTTCTGGAGAAGGCCTGCAGAAGATCATAAATCAAAATAATCCATACTGATTAAGCATTTATTAATGGGTCACTAACACCTGTACCTGCCTTATCACCAAACTGAAAAGATAAATATTAacaaaagggattttttttttacaacctggcaacccaaagTGTTATTAATGGTTAATAACTGTTTGATAAAGTATTAAGACAAGCTAACAACCTATTACAAACTCATTATAAAGGGTGCCTTATTAGAAAGTGGCACTAAAAAATTCAAGCACAGTTTAAAACCCATGTATTGCACCAACAGTCATGGAGTATGAGGGACTTACCAGTCctaattgccagaaaaaaatagcGCTTATTTAATTACAGACCCCAATCATGCTGACTGGAGCATGCAGCTGCTGGTCAGTCGTGTGTTTTGTCTGGCTGTCTGGTTTCCATCGTGAGGACAAAGCAGCGAGGATGGAGCAGACCACTGGGCGGCTGAAGGGCACCGGGCCAAGGGGCCTGAATTGAGACTGCAAATACTTTGCAGATTCCACAAATGCCTTTTTATTGTGCATGTCTGTTTATTAGCATTTATCCATGTGTGCGGGCTGTTCTCAATGTGGTGATGTCATTCTGTGTCCATAATAGACAGCTGCTGGTTTATCTTCTCTGCACTGCCA from Epinephelus lanceolatus isolate andai-2023 chromosome 18, ASM4190304v1, whole genome shotgun sequence harbors:
- the cbx8a gene encoding chromobox protein homolog 8a, encoding MELSAVGESVFAAESIIKRRIRRGRWEYLVKWKGWSQKYSTWEPEENILDARLFAAFEERERERELFGPKKRGPKPETFLLKAKAKAKEKTYEFRREAPRGIQVSYPIPEPIITPRAREGLRTVVPTIFPPSAVNRGESVHVRPPEPERRPRPTPSAALTVHEAARFPKKRGRKPKLHLHYDKDDEEPDTKRSRSLAEPVSHGLSSMSRRLLHHGETSDHSLIQLTRRFQEETTITPKHSSEQRHAGLSYSCAFNPDVRKSDHGGHRTKCLSRMAIPRPSSSAEHQRHRMKECCPAREQPADISTQSIHEQSTRPTSTWTPSFTNLDTVTVTDVTMNFLTVTIRESSTEKGFFREKR
- the LOC117268112 gene encoding meteorin-like protein; protein product: MLPNVIILMCILGLQLRHCAADLCNWTGSGFAAAVDSRVVLQVRLRCTEGSVRWIYPGQALRVVLEPNLSSARRTTVCIKPSPSFRGASVFIERAGELELLVTEGARPEQQVFCFRADGPHRPAIYLQASPQSDGAWSRRTMGFRYELLGNRSAAPMGHSGLQTSCQPCNDTELLMAICNSDFVVRGYIKNVTHNSERQTSLVEVAAVRVYWQRSGVFEQQAAAPGSPRSVPSWRGHIHTLLQCHVKPGDGEFLFTGSEHFGEAWLGCAPRYKDFLSVYQTAWAARRNSCDFPLD